One segment of Carya illinoinensis cultivar Pawnee chromosome 1, C.illinoinensisPawnee_v1, whole genome shotgun sequence DNA contains the following:
- the LOC122292199 gene encoding GDP-Man:Man(3)GlcNAc(2)-PP-Dol alpha-1,2-mannosyltransferase, translating to MANCFLIWALITAISAFILKFALRIITRRRNRKRAVGFFHPYTNDGGGGERVLWCAVKAIQEESPDLDCVVYTGDHDASPQSLTARALDRFGVNLLYPPKVVHLYQRKWIEETTYPHFTMIGQSLGSVYLSWEALCKFTPLYYFDTSGHAFTYPLARIFGCKVMCYTHYPTISLDMISRVRERSSMYNNDALIARSIWLSRCKIFYYTIFSWMYGFVGSCAHLVMVNSSWTHSHIDNLWRISHRTKRVYPPCDTSGLQVLPLERPAIAPTIISVAQFRPEKAHTLQLEAFSVALGKLDADMPRPKLQFVGSCRNKSDEERLQNLKNRATELNVDGDVEFFKNVMYRDLVRLLAGAVSGIHSMTDEHFGISVVEYMAAGAIPIAHNSAGPKLDIVLEEDGQQTGFLARSVEEYADAILKIVRMPETERLKMAAAARKRAGRFSEQRFYQDFKASIRPILCHGSK from the exons ATGGCAAATTGTTTTCTGATTTGGGCTCTGATCACTGCTATCTCAGCCTTTATTTTGAAATTCGCCTTGCGCATAATCACTCGCAGAAGGAACAGAAAGAGAGCCGTGGGGTTCTTCCATCCCTACACCAATGATGGCGGCGGCGGAGAGAGAGTGTTGTGGTGCGCCGTCAAAGCCATCCAAGAAGAGAGCCCTGACCTTGACTGCGTCGTCTACACCGGCGATCACGATGCCTCGCCTCAGAGTTTGACTGCCCGAGCCCTCGATCGCTTCGGGGTCAATCTGCTTTACCCACCTAAG GTGGTGCATCTGTATCAAAGAAAGTGGATTGAAGAAACCACTTACCCTCACTTCACCATGATTGGTCAAAGCTTGGGTTCTGTTTATCTCTCATGGGAAGCTTTGTGCAAGTTTACACCCTTATATTATTTTGACACTAGCGGACATGCTTTTACATATCCCCTCGCCCGgatatttggatgcaaagttatgTGCTACACTCATTACCCCACTATCAGTTTAGACATGATATCTCGTGTCCGTGAAAGAAGCTCGATGTATAACAATGATGCCTTGATTGCTCGGAG CATTTGGCTATCCCGATGCAAGATCTTCTATTACACAATCTTTAGCTGGATGTATGGGTTTGTAGGCTCCTGTGCACACCTTGTAATGGTCAACTCTTCATGGACTCACTCTCATATTGACAATCTTTGGAGGATTTCTCACCGAACTAAGCGAGTGTATCCTCCTTGTGACACTTCAGGACTTCAG GTTCTTCCTTTGGAAAGACCAGCTATAGCTCCAACAATTATATCAGTTGCTCAATTTCGTCCAGAGAAG GCGCACACTCTCCAACTTGAGGCCTTTTCAGTTGCCCTTGGAAAGTTAGATGCAGACATGCCTAGACCAAAGCTTCAATTTGTTGGCAGTTGTCGAAATAAATCAGATGAGGAAAGACtgcaaaatttgaagaatagaGCGACTGAATTGAATGTGGATGGGGATGTGGAATTCTTTAAGAATGTGATGTACAG GGACTTGGTGAGACTTTTGGCTGGTGCTGTGTCCGGAATCCACTCCATGACAGATGAACATTTTGGCATAAGTGTTGTAGAGTATATGGCTGCGGGTGCAATCCCAATTG CTCATAATTCTGCTGGCCCAAAGCTGGACATTGTTTTAGAAGAAGATGGTCAGCAAACTGGATTTCTTGCCCGCAGTGTGGAGGAATATGCAGATGCCATTCTGAAAATTGTAAGGATGCCTGAAACCGAGAGGCTCAAGATGGCTGCGGCTGCAAGGAAACGGGCAGGCAGATTCTCAGAGCAAAGATTTTACCAAGATTTCAAAGCTTCAATCCGGCCGATTCTGTGTCATGGTTCTAAATGA